A window of Stutzerimonas stutzeri genomic DNA:
CGCTACCCCGGGCCGCCTGGTCGATCACCTGAGCCGCAACAGCGGCCTGTTGTCGACCATCCGCTTCCTGGTCCTCGACGAAGCGGACGAAATGCTCAAGCTGGGCTTCATGGACGACCTCGAAGTGATCTTCGAGGCCATGCCTGAGAGCCGCCAGACCGTACTGTTCTCCGCCACGCTGCCGCATTCCATTCGCGCGATTGCCGAGAAGCACCTGCGTGAGCCGCAGCACATCAAGATCGCCGCCAAGACCCAGACCGTCGCTCGTATCGAGCAGGCGCATCTGATGGTCCACGCCGACCAGAAGATTCAGGCCGTGCTGCGCCTGTTGGAAGTCGAAGAGTTCGACGCGCTGATCGCCTTCGTGCGGACCAAGCAGGCGACGCTGGATCTGGCCGCCGCGCTGGAAGCCAAGGGTTACAAGGCCGCTGCGCTGAACGGCGACATCGCCCAGAACCAGCGTGAGCGCGTCATCGAATCGCTCAAGGATGGTCGTCTGGATATCGTCGTTGCCACCGACGTGGCCGCTCGCGGTCTCGACGTGGCGCGCATCACCCACGTGTTCAACGTGGACATGCCCTACGACCCGGAATCCTACGTACACCGTATCGGCCGTACCGGTCGTGCCGGTCGTGAAGGCCGTGCGCTGCTGCTGGTTACCCCGCGTGAGCGTCGCATGCTGCAGGTCATCGAGCGTGTAACCAACCAGAAGGTCGCCGAGGCCCGCCTGCCGAATGCCCAGCAGGTGCTTGATGCGCGTATCAAGAAGCTCACCAACAGCCTTGCGCCGCTGGTAGCTGACGCCGAAACCACCCATGGCGAGTTGCTCGACAAGCTGGTTGCCGACATCGGCTGCAGCCCGCGTGCACTTGCCGCGGCGCTGCTGCGCAAGGCCACCAATGGTCAGGCGCTAACCCTGGCCGAAGTGGAAAAAGAGCAGCCGCTGGTTCCGACCAGCAGCCCGCGTGAACGTACCGAGCGTTCGGATCGTCCCGAGCGCAGTGGTGATCGTGAGCGTCGCGCTCCGGTTCCGCTGGCCGAAGGCCGCGCCCGTTGCCGCACTCCGCTAGGTGCGCGTGATGGCATCGCTGCTCGCAACCTGCTGGGCGCCATCCTCAACGAAGGCGGCCTGGCCCGCGAAGCCATCGGCCGCATCCAGGTACGCGACAGCTTCAGCCTGGTCGAACTGCCGGAAGATGGCCTTGAGCGCCTGCTTGGCAAGCTCAAGGACACTCGCGTCGGTGGCAAGCAACTCAAGCTGCGTCGTTATCGCGAAGATTGAGCGATAGGTAGCTAAATGAAAGGCGGGCTTATAGCCCGCCTTTTTATTGCCCGCATAAAAGCCAGAGCTCAAGGGGCTACCACCGACACCACAGCCACGTTCATTCGCTTTGTCCCTTCTGCGCGGCGCTCCGCTAAACGAAGCACTCCTTCCTCGTCAATCCCGCCTGGGCTGTTCAAACTCTGAACAACATGCTACAAACGACCGCAACCCGAATGATCTAGCCGCTTGAAAACGAAGGGAAAACCATGACCAAGTCGGAGTTGATCGAGCGAATCGTCACCCAACAGGGACTGCTTTCGTCGAAGGATGTCGAGCTGGCCATCAAGACCATGCTTGAGCAAATGGCTCAGGCTTTGGCCACCGGCGACAGAATCGAAATCCGCGGCTTCGGCAGTTTTTCCCTGCACTACCGCGCCCCCCGCGTCGGCCGAAATCCCAAGACAGGCCAATCCGTCAGCCTTGACGGCAAGTTTGTACCGCATTTCAAGCCGGGGAAGGAGTTGCGTGACAGGGTCAATGAGGACGAATAACCCGGCCGCTGATGCGATACCCGCCTTATTGGCATATAAAAAGTTGTCACATAGCATCAGCCACTGGAACTTTCGGCCTTTCATGCGCACAAAATCCGGTTAGCTTGCCCTGCAGTGAAGGGCATACATACAGGGACTTCGGATGACTGTGCAGCAATCTACTTCGCCTAATGACGAAATCGATCTGGTCGAATTGTTCCGCGCGCTTTGGCGGCAGAAAATCTTGATTGGCGGTATAGCATTGCTGGTCACCGCGTTAGCGGCCATCTACGCCTTCATGGCCACGCCATACTTCCAAACCCGCACTTACCTTCGGCCCGTACCGCAGAGCAATCTTGATCAGCTCAATGAGACGGGTATCTACAAGCTCACCCCAGAAGAGGCCATCAACCGAGTGGCCGGCGGCCTGTCGTCCTACGATAATCGCCTGGAGTTCTTCATGAACAACCAGGAGCTGTTTCCGAACGTCACCAAGGGCGGAGGCTCGTTGGAGCAGTCTTTCGCCGAGTTTAATGACGAAGCTTTCGAGATGTTATTTCCGGACCCAAAGCGTACGGATAACCGCAGCGCTTTCGTTGGCTTGAAGCTCATCTATCCACAGGGCGTGTCTGGCGCTTCGGTGGTGAATGGCTTCGTCGCCTACGTATTGGATTTGGAGCGCCGCGCAATATCGGACGACGTGGAAAGCCTGATCAGCAATCGGCTGGCCAGTCTGGAAAAGAACATCGATGCACAGCGTGCTAACTACAATGCTTCCAAAGAGGCAAAGATCGCAAAGCTGCTCGAGGATGCCGCGCTAAAGCGTGCCCAGCTAAAAGACGAGCTTTCCAGCCTGCGCGAGGAGCTAAAAACGCGGCGGACTAACCGGATTCAGCAGCTGAGCGAGGCGATCTCGATTGCTGAATCGTTGGGCATTAACAAGCCTACCAGCCCGTCCGGGATGTCCGAGTCGGCGCGTGGTGGCACGCAAGTCATCCGCACCGAGGTAACCAACCGGGAGACTCCGTTGTATTTCATGGGCACCGAAGCGCTTACCGCCGAGCGCGACGCGCTTGCTGCCAGAAAATCGGATGACTTCGTCGAGCCTCGTATTGCCGAGATTCAGTCAGAGCTGGCGATGCTGGAGAATAATCGTGAAGTTGAAATCCTGAAAGGGCGCGAAGGTGAAGACCTCTACCTGACCAACCTGGCACAACTGCGCGAGGAGGCGGCCCGCCTCAAGGGTATCAAGCTCGATACCGAACGGTTGCGACTCGTTCGGCTCGATCAGCCCGCCCTGGATTCGTCCAAGCCGATCAAACCCAAAAAGGCGATGATCCTGGCGCTGGGTTTAGTACTCGGTGGCATGCTCGGCATCTTTGTCGCGCTCGTGCGTAGCCTTGCAGGTCGTGGGGCTGGCCAACGAGTTTAGTCCCTGGCTGCGGTGCCGTGAGCCGGGTCCGCAAAATTCCTCTTTCGCTTCCTCATCACATAGGCGACCGATTCTTGGGCTGCGTATAGCTTGGCTCTCGTCAAGCTTTTGGACGGCCCGGGATTGGTCATCCTCCGGCGCAAAGCTCTAGCCGGATGGCGGTGGCCCGACAACTTTGATACGTGTCACTTGTTTTTTGTGAGCTGGCTGGCAAAATGTCGACCCGCGAGAAAGGAACTTTCGCTTTCACTTGCGGTACAGGCCTTGCGCCGCAACCAGTGAGATGGAACTCCAACGTGAACGCTGTTACCCCTCCCCATATCCTCAATCCAAACGCACATGACGAGATCGATCTCGTTCAACTCGGACGTGCGCTATGGAAGCAAAAGTCGCTCATCGTTGCAGTCACGCTGATTGTGGGCCTTGCCGGGCTCGTATACGCACTGCTCGCACCTCGCTATTACACAGTTCAAAGCGTCCTGCGGCCCGCCGCAATCAAGGACCTCGATGAGCTGAACCATCTCGGCATCTATAAGCTGTCGCCCAAGCAAGCCCTAGCCCAAGTTGGAGCTGCGCTCGACTCCTATGAAAACCGGCTTGCCTACTTTCGCGACAATCAGCAGTTGTTCGCCGATCTTGAGCAGCCCGGGCGCAGCCTTGAACAGACTTTCGAAGACTTCAATGATCAAGCGTTCAAAGTGCTGCAGCCTGACCCCAAGAAAGCAGAGGGCACCACGCCTTTCATTGGCCTACAACTCACCTTTCCCCAGAAGCTTAACGGTGTAGAGATCGTCAACGGCTTCGTGCAGTACTCATTGGATAACGTCCGGAAGGAAATTGGCGCGGACCTCGAAACGCTCATTGCCAACCGACTCAGCCAGCTGGAAAAGAAAATGGCTGCCGCGCGCGCCAATTACGAGGCAAGCAAAGAAGTCAAAATCGCCAAGCTCACCGAAGAGGACACGCTCAAACGAGCGCAGCTGAACGACGAGCTGGCGGCTCTGCGACAGCAGCTCAGGACCCGCCGCGACAACCGTATTAACCAGCTCAATGAAGCAATTCGCATCGCCACATCACTGGGTATCAGCAAGCCCACTACGCCATCCTCGCTAGGGGCTGCCGAGATGACCGGCCAGGGTAGTGTGATCCGTACCGAAGTGAATAATCAGCAGATTCCCCTTTACTTCATGGGCAGCGAGGCATTGCAAGCAGAGCGCAAGGCGTTACTGGCTCGCCGCTCCGATGACTTTACCGAGCCGCGTATCGCGCAAATCGCCCGTGAACTTAAGTTGTTGGAACACAACCGCCAGATCGAGGTCCTAATCAGCCGGGAAAACGATGATCTCTTCCTTAAAGACCTCGCCGGTTGGCGTGAAGAGGCTGCGCGGTTACGCGCCCTGGCGCTCAATGCCAGCGCGCTGAAGCTGGTTTCCATCGATCAGCGTGCAGTGGAGCCTCGCCGTCCGATCAAACCCAAGAAGGCGCTGATCGTCGCGCTCGCCTTGGTATTGGGGGGCATGCTTGGGCTTTTCATCGCGCTTGTGCGAAATCTACGCAGGCCTGCCACTGCTGCATGACCATCCATCCTTCGGAGCGCCGCTGACGACTTAGCGGCTCCGGAAAGGCGGTAGTATTCCCGCTGATTTTTTAAGTGGACTCGTGCCTAGCCTGTTGCGAGTGCGTTGGCTGACATCGTTAAAGGAATAACCGTGCGCTATCCCGATATCGAACATCACGGCGCTCAGGATGGCGTCACCGGCTCCTGTCATCAGCTGCATATGGATGCGGCCAATAGCTTGCTGATCGATTGCGGCCTGTTCCAGGGCAGCGAAGCCTCGGTGGATGGACGTTCCGGGGCAGGGCGGTTAGCCATCGAGTTTTCGCTGGCTACCATCAAGGCGCTAGTCGTCACTCACGTGCATATCGACCACGTAGGGCGAATTCCTTACTTGCTTGCCGCCGGCTTCAAGGGGCCGATTCTGTGCAGCGAGCCCTCGGCCAAACTTCTGCCCATCGTTCTGGAAGACGCCTTCAAACTGGGTTTCGGCCGTGATCAGAAAGAGGTGGAGCGCTATATCAAGCTTGTCGAGCAGCGCCTTCAACCACTGCCCTACAAACAATGGTTCACTCTCATCGAAACCGATGGGCTTTGCGTGCGTATTCGCCTGCAGCGCGCCGGCCACATTCTCGGCTCGGCGTACGTGGAAATCGACGTGTTCTACCCCGGCACGGGTGACACCAAACGCATCGTCTTTTCTGGTGATCTTGGCGCGCCCCATGCGCCGTTGCTCATGCCGCCTGAACCACCCGAGCGCGCCGATATCCTTGTGCTGGAAAGCACCTACGGTGATCGTCTGCATGAAGACCGCGCCAGCCGCCGTCAGCGTCTGGAAGCCGTCATCGAGCACGCCCTGCAGGATCAAGGCACCGTCCTGATCCCCGCCTTCAGCATCGGCCGCACCCAGGAACTGCTATACGAGCTGGAAGAGATCATTCACGCCCGCTCCGCGGGAGCGGGCTCGCCCGCGAATGCGGCCCAGCCTGAAGAAGCCCCTGTCACCGTGGGAGCGGCTTCAGCCGCGAATAGCGATACCCAGACGCTTAGCCCCAACCACTGGCCCAAGCTCCCGATCATCCTCGATTCGCCCTTAGCCACACGCTTCACCGAGGCCTACCGAAGCCTGCAGCCCTACTGGAATCAGGAGGCGCGCGAGCGCGTCGAAGCCGGCCGCAACCCATTGGCGTTCGACAACCTGATCATGATCGATAACCACGCCGACCATATCGCCGTGTTGAACCGCCTCGCCCAAACCGCACGCCCCGCGATCGTCATTGCTGGCAATGGCATGTGCTCCGGTGGGCGAATCGTTAATTACCTGAAAGCTATGCTGCATGACCCAAGGCATGATGTTCTGTTCGTTGGTTACCAAGCCAAGGGCACGCCCGGCCATGCCATCCAGCAATTCGGGCCCAAGGGTGGCTATGTTGAACTGGATGGCGAGCGTTTCGATATTCGCTCGAAGGTGACCAGCATCGGTGGCTACTCGGCTCATGCGGATCAAAAGGGACTGGTGGAGTTTGTTACCGGGATGCAGGACTGGCCGGAGGATATACGGATTGTGCATGGTGAGCGACGCGCCAAGAAGGCACTAGCTGCTCGGCTACGTGCGGACTATGAGCAACTGAACAGGCCGCTCGTGAAGATCACAGCTACCTAGCAGATAGGTCAGATCGGAATGCTGGCCATGCCAATAAGCCTCCCCGACAATGCCCGGTTTATTAGTCATATCAGACAACCCAGGAAGATAAACGGTACCGGATGAGCAATAAATATAAGCGAATCGCAAGAAGTACGTTAATCCTATATTTCAGGATGATTTTTATTGCCATCATATCTTTTTATACAGTTAGGGTGGTGCTCGACGTATTAGGCGTTGAAGACTACGGCATATACAATGTGGTAGCGGGTATTGTTGCCATTTCATCTTTCATCCCTACGGCGTTGTCGTCTGCCACGCAAAGATATTTTTCCTTTGCGCTGGGTGAAAATAACCTAGTAAAGCTAGAACAGGTATTCAGTACAAACCTGATTATCTATATGGGCGTAGCAGCAGTAGCAGTGCTCCTACTTGAAGCGGTCGGCTTTTACCTCGTTAGCCAGTATTTGAAACTACCGGAGGACAAGGCCGGCAGTGCCATGCTGCTATACCACCTAGCCGTTTTTTCATTTGCTTTCTCCATATTCTCGGCACCCTTTATGGCGATCATCATATCCCACGAGGATATGAATATTTACGCGATTATCACCGTTACCGAATCTGTAGTTAAATTATTGGCAGTTTTCTTCCTGGCGCAGCTGCCTTTTGACAGGCTGGTGGCTTATGGTTGGTTAATGATGCTGGCCGCGCTGGCAGTTATGCTGATGTATATGGTAACCGCCTTCAGGAAATATCCTGAGTGCCATCTACGCAAGCTGACTGCAAACAAGGCTCTGGTAAAGGAGGTTCTGGGCTTTACTGGCTGGGCCGTTTTTGGCAGCTTTACCACAATTATCAGAACCCACGGCGTAACTGTACTATTAAATCAAATGTTCAACCCGACGGTTGTCGCCGCCCGCGCCATTGCGATTCAGGTTGTGAGCTTTACCAATGTTTTTGCGCAGAATTTTAACACGGCACTGTATCCGCCGATTATCAAAAGTTATGCTGAGAATAATAAAACGGAAATGTATCAGCTGGTACTGGACGGCTCGAAGTTGACATTTTTTCTGATGTGGATCCTGCTGTTGCCGATGATACTTAAAATCGAATTTCTGGTAGACCTCTGGCTGAAAAACGCACCAGTTGAGACCTACTTGTTTGCTCAGCTGGCCCTGCTGGAGTCGCTGATATTTGCGATTAGCATGCCGCTGGCCACTGCAGCGCGTGCACCTGGAAAGATGAGGCTATACGAACTGGCATTGGGAACAATCCAGCTGTTGATTTTACCTGTGTCCTGGTTGGTGCTTTATTACGGCTATCCGGCGTACTCGGTGTTTGTTGTGGCTATAGTAGCCAATGTGGCTATGTTCTTTGCTCGCCTGTTTCTGGTCGAGTACCTTACTGGCCTCTCCAGCGTGCAGTTTATCAAGCAGGTGTTATCGCGCGTAACGCAAGTTGTATTTGTTACCGGGTTTGTTATGTACCACTTAGAAGGTTTTTTCCGAAACACCCTTGGTTCGGTAGTGCTTTACGGAATACTCTCGGTCCTTTTAAATTTGGCTGTTATTTTTATTTTGGGCATTGATCGAAAAACACGAGAAAAATTCAAAATTTTCGGTTTAAGATTTATTAAGGCAAGAGCATGAAGATTTTACTATTGGGTGGCACCGGGGCAATGGGTGTTCATCTCTCCAAAATATTGGCAGAACAAGGGCGACATGTTTCTGTCACCACTAGGCGCGCTAAAGAGCGCACCGGAAATATTACATATTTGACTGGCAGTGCGAAGGAACTTGGATTCTTGACGCGGCTTTTGCAGGAAAAATGGGACGTTATTGTGGATTTCATGATCTACAATGAAGCGGAGCTGGAGCAACGAGTGGAAATGCTGCTTGATGCCACCGAGCAGTATATTTTTATAAGTTCGGCGCGGGTATACGATAACAGCGCTGAATGGATCAAGGAAAGCACCACAAGGCTGCTTGATACCATTGAGGACAAAGAATATCTTGCCAAGCGTGAGTATGCGTTAACAAAGGCAAGACAAGAAAATATTCTAAAGAAGAATAAGAACACGAACTGGACGATAGTTAGGCCTTATATCACCTATAGCGAGCAACGCTTGCAGCTGGGGACGCTGGAGAAAGAGGACTGGCTGTTTCGAGCACTCGAAGGAAAAACCATCGTTTTTTCTGAAGACCTTAAAGAAAAGGTTACAACGCTTACCTATGGCTATGATGTAGCTAAGTCAATAGCGGCGTTAATGGGGCAGGAAAAGAGTCTGGGTGAAAGTTATCATATTACCAGTAGTGGCTCTTACACATGGCAAGAGCTACTCGGCGTTTATCTTGATGTGTTTGAAGAAATTAAGGGCTCACGGCCAACGGTCATCTTTCTTGGTCTAAAGGACTTTATAAAATTACAAGGCGGAAGATATCAAATAATTTATGATCGAATGTATCATAGGAAATTTGATAACGAAAAGATAAACGAATTCGTTGATGTCGGCAGTTTTGTGGAAGCCAAAGCTGGACTGACCAATTGCTTGAAAGAATTCTTAGTTAGTCCGCATTTTCAAAATATTAACTGGCGCAGCGAAGGCATAAAAGACAGGCTCGCCGGCGAGCATACATCCTTGCTTCGCATAGAGGGTGCATTAAACAAGCTGAAATACGCACTTTTCCGGTACGTGATTTAAGCAAGGATTATCATATGAAAGAACATTATTCCGACGAGAAAAACGTACAAATACTGGTATCCATCCTGAAGGCCAATGGCATCAAAAAAGCGGTTGTTTCGCCAGGCACTACAAACATGGCTTTTGCAAGAAGTATGCAGAATGATCCATATTTTGAACTGTACTCAGCGGTGGATGAGCGTTCCGCCGCCTACATGGCTTGTGGCCTGGCCGGGGAAACAGGCGAGGCTGTGGTCATCAGCTGTACCGGAGCAACGGCGTCCAGAAACTATTTGCCGGGCCTTACCGAGGCTTTCTACAGAAAGTTACCCATTCTTGCGGTTACCTCCAGCCAGGATATTGCCAAGATAGGCCATCACAGCGCACAGCTGATAGATCGCACGCAGAAGCCAAAGGACGCCGCCAAGCTGAGCGTGCACCTACCGATTGTCAAAGACAACGACGACTTCTGGTCCAGCGAGGTCAAAATCAACACTGCCGTTCTGGAGCTGTTCCGTAATGGCGGTGGGCCAGTGCATATCAACCTGACGACTGCCTATAGCAAAATCTACAACGTGCACAAGCTGCCGTCTGTGCGCGCAATGAAAAGGTTTGTCAGTACGGACGAACTGCCTCCAATAGAGCAACGTAAAACGGCCATTTTTGTCGGCTCCCACCCCCGCATGAGCGAACAACTCAGCGCCGCCATTGACCGCTTTTGTGCAGTCTACGATGCGGTTGTTTTCTGTGACCATACCAGTGGCTACTACGGCAAGTACAAGGTGGTACATTCTATTAGCTCGTCGCAGAGCCACGCCTACTATAAGGCGTTAAAGCCAGAGCTAACGATTCATATGGGAGAAGTGACCGGTGACTACTCAACTGACAGGATTATCGGTAACGAGGTCTGGCGAGTAAACGAAGACGGCGAAATCAGGGATACCTTCAGAAAACTGACCAATACATTCCAGATGCCGGAAACGGAATTTTTTGCGCGCTATGCCGAAAAAAAACAACCAGTTGAAAGTCAATATCTGCATGCCTGGCAGAAACACTTGGCAACCATCCAGCAAAATATCCCTGAATTACCGTTCTCCAATATTTGGATAGCAGGGAAGTCCCACAAAAGCGTGCCGCAAAATTCAGTAATTCATTTTGGGATTTTGAATAGCCTGCGCTCGTGGAACTTCTTTCATTTGCCCGAGGGTGTAATGTCGTACAGCAATGTCGGCGGCTTCGGTATTGATGGTTGTGTATCCTCCTTGCTCGGTGCATCCCTAGCTAACCGTGACAGGCTTTACTTTTGCGTTGTCGGTGATTTGGCATTTTTCTACGACATGAATTCTCTCGGCAACCGTCATGTCGGTAGCAATATTAGGATTATGTTGAT
This region includes:
- a CDS encoding DEAD/DEAH box helicase — encoded protein: MTQEIGGFAALGIHSAVLAAISAVGYEEPSPIQSQAIPVILGGHDMIGQAQTGTGKTAAFALPILSKIDPARKEVQALILAPTRELALQVATAFETYSKQMPGLTVVAVYGGAPMGPQLKAIRQGAQVIVATPGRLVDHLSRNSGLLSTIRFLVLDEADEMLKLGFMDDLEVIFEAMPESRQTVLFSATLPHSIRAIAEKHLREPQHIKIAAKTQTVARIEQAHLMVHADQKIQAVLRLLEVEEFDALIAFVRTKQATLDLAAALEAKGYKAAALNGDIAQNQRERVIESLKDGRLDIVVATDVAARGLDVARITHVFNVDMPYDPESYVHRIGRTGRAGREGRALLLVTPRERRMLQVIERVTNQKVAEARLPNAQQVLDARIKKLTNSLAPLVADAETTHGELLDKLVADIGCSPRALAAALLRKATNGQALTLAEVEKEQPLVPTSSPRERTERSDRPERSGDRERRAPVPLAEGRARCRTPLGARDGIAARNLLGAILNEGGLAREAIGRIQVRDSFSLVELPEDGLERLLGKLKDTRVGGKQLKLRRYRED
- the ihfB gene encoding integration host factor subunit beta, with product MTKSELIERIVTQQGLLSSKDVELAIKTMLEQMAQALATGDRIEIRGFGSFSLHYRAPRVGRNPKTGQSVSLDGKFVPHFKPGKELRDRVNEDE
- a CDS encoding Wzz/FepE/Etk N-terminal domain-containing protein; this translates as MTVQQSTSPNDEIDLVELFRALWRQKILIGGIALLVTALAAIYAFMATPYFQTRTYLRPVPQSNLDQLNETGIYKLTPEEAINRVAGGLSSYDNRLEFFMNNQELFPNVTKGGGSLEQSFAEFNDEAFEMLFPDPKRTDNRSAFVGLKLIYPQGVSGASVVNGFVAYVLDLERRAISDDVESLISNRLASLEKNIDAQRANYNASKEAKIAKLLEDAALKRAQLKDELSSLREELKTRRTNRIQQLSEAISIAESLGINKPTSPSGMSESARGGTQVIRTEVTNRETPLYFMGTEALTAERDALAARKSDDFVEPRIAEIQSELAMLENNREVEILKGREGEDLYLTNLAQLREEAARLKGIKLDTERLRLVRLDQPALDSSKPIKPKKAMILALGLVLGGMLGIFVALVRSLAGRGAGQRV
- a CDS encoding Wzz/FepE/Etk N-terminal domain-containing protein; translated protein: MNAVTPPHILNPNAHDEIDLVQLGRALWKQKSLIVAVTLIVGLAGLVYALLAPRYYTVQSVLRPAAIKDLDELNHLGIYKLSPKQALAQVGAALDSYENRLAYFRDNQQLFADLEQPGRSLEQTFEDFNDQAFKVLQPDPKKAEGTTPFIGLQLTFPQKLNGVEIVNGFVQYSLDNVRKEIGADLETLIANRLSQLEKKMAAARANYEASKEVKIAKLTEEDTLKRAQLNDELAALRQQLRTRRDNRINQLNEAIRIATSLGISKPTTPSSLGAAEMTGQGSVIRTEVNNQQIPLYFMGSEALQAERKALLARRSDDFTEPRIAQIARELKLLEHNRQIEVLISRENDDLFLKDLAGWREEAARLRALALNASALKLVSIDQRAVEPRRPIKPKKALIVALALVLGGMLGLFIALVRNLRRPATAA
- a CDS encoding MBL fold metallo-hydrolase RNA specificity domain-containing protein: MRYPDIEHHGAQDGVTGSCHQLHMDAANSLLIDCGLFQGSEASVDGRSGAGRLAIEFSLATIKALVVTHVHIDHVGRIPYLLAAGFKGPILCSEPSAKLLPIVLEDAFKLGFGRDQKEVERYIKLVEQRLQPLPYKQWFTLIETDGLCVRIRLQRAGHILGSAYVEIDVFYPGTGDTKRIVFSGDLGAPHAPLLMPPEPPERADILVLESTYGDRLHEDRASRRQRLEAVIEHALQDQGTVLIPAFSIGRTQELLYELEEIIHARSAGAGSPANAAQPEEAPVTVGAASAANSDTQTLSPNHWPKLPIILDSPLATRFTEAYRSLQPYWNQEARERVEAGRNPLAFDNLIMIDNHADHIAVLNRLAQTARPAIVIAGNGMCSGGRIVNYLKAMLHDPRHDVLFVGYQAKGTPGHAIQQFGPKGGYVELDGERFDIRSKVTSIGGYSAHADQKGLVEFVTGMQDWPEDIRIVHGERRAKKALAARLRADYEQLNRPLVKITAT
- a CDS encoding lipopolysaccharide biosynthesis protein, yielding MSNKYKRIARSTLILYFRMIFIAIISFYTVRVVLDVLGVEDYGIYNVVAGIVAISSFIPTALSSATQRYFSFALGENNLVKLEQVFSTNLIIYMGVAAVAVLLLEAVGFYLVSQYLKLPEDKAGSAMLLYHLAVFSFAFSIFSAPFMAIIISHEDMNIYAIITVTESVVKLLAVFFLAQLPFDRLVAYGWLMMLAALAVMLMYMVTAFRKYPECHLRKLTANKALVKEVLGFTGWAVFGSFTTIIRTHGVTVLLNQMFNPTVVAARAIAIQVVSFTNVFAQNFNTALYPPIIKSYAENNKTEMYQLVLDGSKLTFFLMWILLLPMILKIEFLVDLWLKNAPVETYLFAQLALLESLIFAISMPLATAARAPGKMRLYELALGTIQLLILPVSWLVLYYGYPAYSVFVVAIVANVAMFFARLFLVEYLTGLSSVQFIKQVLSRVTQVVFVTGFVMYHLEGFFRNTLGSVVLYGILSVLLNLAVIFILGIDRKTREKFKIFGLRFIKARA
- a CDS encoding sugar nucleotide-binding protein; the protein is MKILLLGGTGAMGVHLSKILAEQGRHVSVTTRRAKERTGNITYLTGSAKELGFLTRLLQEKWDVIVDFMIYNEAELEQRVEMLLDATEQYIFISSARVYDNSAEWIKESTTRLLDTIEDKEYLAKREYALTKARQENILKKNKNTNWTIVRPYITYSEQRLQLGTLEKEDWLFRALEGKTIVFSEDLKEKVTTLTYGYDVAKSIAALMGQEKSLGESYHITSSGSYTWQELLGVYLDVFEEIKGSRPTVIFLGLKDFIKLQGGRYQIIYDRMYHRKFDNEKINEFVDVGSFVEAKAGLTNCLKEFLVSPHFQNINWRSEGIKDRLAGEHTSLLRIEGALNKLKYALFRYVI
- the menD gene encoding 2-succinyl-5-enolpyruvyl-6-hydroxy-3-cyclohexene-1-carboxylate synthase — translated: MKEHYSDEKNVQILVSILKANGIKKAVVSPGTTNMAFARSMQNDPYFELYSAVDERSAAYMACGLAGETGEAVVISCTGATASRNYLPGLTEAFYRKLPILAVTSSQDIAKIGHHSAQLIDRTQKPKDAAKLSVHLPIVKDNDDFWSSEVKINTAVLELFRNGGGPVHINLTTAYSKIYNVHKLPSVRAMKRFVSTDELPPIEQRKTAIFVGSHPRMSEQLSAAIDRFCAVYDAVVFCDHTSGYYGKYKVVHSISSSQSHAYYKALKPELTIHMGEVTGDYSTDRIIGNEVWRVNEDGEIRDTFRKLTNTFQMPETEFFARYAEKKQPVESQYLHAWQKHLATIQQNIPELPFSNIWIAGKSHKSVPQNSVIHFGILNSLRSWNFFHLPEGVMSYSNVGGFGIDGCVSSLLGASLANRDRLYFCVVGDLAFFYDMNSLGNRHVGSNIRIMLINNGIGTEFKNFNHSAAAFGDSADELHAAGGHFGNKSKTLVKHYAEDLGFEYLSASSKEEFLSVYQRFFTDVATDRPMLFELFTDSQEESDALEAMTSFCTTTDSRVKQVVKGILGDSGMKIVKAFLNK